The Miscanthus floridulus cultivar M001 unplaced genomic scaffold, ASM1932011v1 os_2633_1_2, whole genome shotgun sequence DNA window ATCCAACACCGGAACCTGGAATAGTTTTTATTTTGGCATTAGAATCCTCGCTTAGAAACACGATACGAAAATGCGTGCAGCAAAAAGGAGACCCTTTACTCCTCCCCAGAATATGAAAATGAAAGCAGAAGTTCCTAACGCATGTTCTTATTTGTGCAGATTATTGATGAATTGAAATTAAATGACTCAATTTATGCGACTAGTCAATCCATATCTTGAATCGCCACCCAGATCCATAGGTAAACCAGTGTAAAGTAACCgggaaaaacacaaaaataaaaaaCAGAAAGGGCAAGGGCTGATCCTCACCTTGGCAAGGCCGTCTTGCTCGAAGAGGAAGGAGCGGAAGAGGTCGCCGGCGCCCCAGTCCTTGCCCCGGAACGCCGCCACAGGGTCGGCTCCACCGGactccgccgcggcggcggcggccgtcctCTCGAAGGTGGCGCGCACCGCGCCCAAGGGGTTCCCGACGAGATCGTACTGTGGCCCcaccatctccctctctctcttcttctctcgCGCTGGCCTCTGGGGTTTGGGACTCGGGAGCAACGGCGGGGGGAGGTGGGCAGGCGAGGGGACGAAGAGGACTGAGGGGCGGGGTGTTATAGTGGCTGGGGGTTTTGGCGCCACTGGCGGCGGCGCTTCCCGCCGTTTCCTGCCCGCTTCCCGCCATTGCTCTTGGGCTTGAGCTGGGTAAGAAGTCTCCTGAACCGAACTAGGCCTAGTTCTAAATGGGACTGTATCCACAATGTGTAGGCCTATGAAGGCCCAGCCTGTACGTTCTTGGAAGCAAGGACAATGGGCctaaaagatttccatcctggaacGCTTGCGTCAAGCAAAATGCAACCTCCGCAGCTCCGCTGGACGGACGTTGGGACTTGGGCGACCGAGGCAGACAGGTGGGCCCACAGCTTCTGTCTGCAGTCGAGCTCCTCCACCGCGGTGAGGTTTCTCCGGCGAGGAAAGCGGCTTAGAGAGCCGTGGAGAGGGCGGCAAGTCGCCGACAGCCCAGGCCGCGGAACGCTGCTGGTGGCGGGCGACGGGAGGCGAAAAATGCAGATGGTAACGCGAGGAATACATAACAGAAGACTAAGAAATATACATGCTAGTACAAAAGAATGCAAACTACTACTGTTGACATCATGTCCATCTACCAAGTTACACATGTGGAGTGGATCATAAGAAAATAGCTTTCAGGCAGATCACTCGTCTCGAGCTGAGGTATCATCCTCTCAAGAGTGAAATCCATTTACTGACACTGACAGAACATGTATTTATAGTATATGCCagaaaggaagaaaaaaaatagaaggCCAAAAATGGAACAGGAACAGGGTTGCCTTCCAACCCTAGTATCTGCCTAACCAAGCTGAATTCTGTATAGCACCGTACGCTAGTAACAGAACAGCCTTCACGCCTTCGAGTACTTTGAGCTCCACATTGGTACCTTCAGAGGTTCGTCGTCGGGGGCACTGCCCCCGTTTTCAGCAGCGCTCAGGGAGTCCGAGATCAGAGGGTTTGATTCACCCTATTTCAAGTGATGTCAATGACATGCAACTTGTCAAGAAAGTTTCTAGATAACTAGAACAGCATAGTAATGTTTCCACAAAAATATAAATGTTGCATATCAAATGAAAAGATTTGACAAAAGATTAATGGAACAACAAAGATTTATAGATCTCAATCCGACAGTAGTTGTACTGAAACTCATGCTACGTGGATACTGTTCTGTCACCAGACTAATAAGAATTTCAGTTTCAAACTTCCATGAAATTTATCTGTTCGAATGTTATCTGCTTAAAACCTGATACTATCCATGGAATTTATCTGCTCAAAACACGATACTATCCATGTAAGTTAGCTAGCCATTGCAGAACATACCTGAATGACTTGCGGGGAGACTTCTGCTGGTTTTTGCTGAGTCTCTCTAGTGCAGAAGTATGAATACAAAACCATCCCAATTACCGCAATGAGGATTCCAAGTATGTTTCTCCAGCTAAACGGATCGTGAAGCAGAACATAGCCAAAGGTGAGAACCAAGCATGTTTTCAGATGCCCAAGAACTTGGTAAGTTACAGGAGATGTCTTCCCAATCACGAGAAAAGTGCTGAAGTTTACTGAGACTGAAATCAGGCATGACAACACGATGAAAAACTGCAGAGAATAAATGCAGACCCATAATCAGATGAAGTAATAATCAACAATTAACGTAAACTCCCCAAAGCCTGATTTAATGCTTACCAGAACTTGAGTTGTGTAATCGAAAGCAAAGACATTTTGGTTAGTCAAAAACCCATCAAGGAATGGACCGATAAGGAACAAAGTCAATGCTTGGTATGGGCAAGATTGGTACAGAAGCTGCGTTGAAGATACCTTGAACTTCTTCTGTATTGTATTTGTCATCTGATGGC harbors:
- the LOC136535249 gene encoding UDP-xylose transporter 3-like, whose translation is MGVAGEKFQLGTVGALSLSVVSSVSIVICNKALMSSLGFNFATTLTSWHLLVTFCSLHVALCMKLFEHKPFDARTVMGFGVLNGISIGLLNLSLGFNSVGFYQMTKLAIIPCTVILETLFFRKKFSRNIKLSLSVLLVGVGVATVTDLQLNTVGSVLSLLAIITTCIAQIMTNTIQKKFKVSSTQLLYQSCPYQALTLFLIGPFLDGFLTNQNVFAFDYTTQVLFFIVLSCLISVSVNFSTFLVIGKTSPVTYQVLGHLKTCLVLTFGYVLLHDPFSWRNILGILIAVIGMVLYSYFCTRETQQKPAEVSPQVIQGESNPLISDSLSAAENGGSAPDDEPLKVPMWSSKYSKA